The nucleotide window GGAGCGCATAGAACTTGCTCCGGGCACGCCGCTGCCAACAACATCCATCTGGATCGATCTGGTCGCCCCATCACAAGATGAGCAAAAGGCCGCCGAGAAGTTGATGGGAGCGGAAATACCGACGCGCGAAGAGATCGCTTCGATCGAAACGTCTGAGCGCCTTTATCTGGAGCCGGGAGCGGTTGTCATGACTGCCCAGCTTCCGATCGCCACCCGCACAATCGATCCTACCTTATCGTCCGTCACCTTTGTGGCCAACGCGAAACGCCTGGTTACCGTCCGATATGGCGAACCAAAGTCTATTGCCCTGCTCTCTCGCAAAATCCAGAGCGATAGAACGATCGCCCATCGCGGACCTGCGGTGTTGTTTGCGATGCTCGACATCATCGTCGACCGCTGCGCAGACGAAATGGAAGCGGCATCAGCACGATATGACGAACTCGCTGTACAGGTGTTCGGTGATGGACTGAACACCCGGAAAACCGCCAGCTATCAGGATGCCATACGGCAGCTAGGCCAGATCGGCCTTCACGTCACCAAGATGCACGATGTTTGTACAAGCCTTGCCCGGATGCTCATATACATGAACACCCATGCAAAGCGATTTGATTTGAGCGAAGACCAAATCGCCGAAGTCAAGATGTTCGGCCGGGACATTCATTCCATCAAGGAGCACGGCGATGCGTTGGACAACAAGCTGGCGTTTTTGCTCGACGCAACCGTCGGCCTGGTCACGCTGGAACAGAACCAGATTTCCAAGATCTTCACGGTCCTCGGAGTTATCTTCCTGCCCCCGACCCTGATCGCATCGATTTACGGCATGAATTTCGACAAGATGCCAGAATTGCGGTGGGAACTTGGCTTCCCGTTTTCAATCGGGCTCATGCTGCTCTCGATCGTGGCAACCTTTCTTGTCTTCCGATGGAAGAAGCTGCTTTAGCGGATCGACCAAAACCTCAAGGATATAGCCGTTCCCGTTTCCATTTCTGACCGGGAGCCTCTCGTGTCAACAGCACCCGGTCGTGCAGCCGGAATGGCCGGTCGTGCCAGAATTCAATGGAGACAGGCTCCAAGCGCATGCCGGACCAGTGGTCCGGGCGTGGGATGTCGCCAATGCCGAATTTGGCGGTGAATTTAGCAACTTCCTTTTCGAGTGCGAACCGGCTTTCCAGCGGCCGCGACTGTTTGGAGGCCCAAGCGCCAATCCTGCTGCCGCGCGGCCGTGACTGGTAATATGCGTCGGCTTCATCAGCCGGCACCTCAGAAACAGGACCACGAATGCGCACTTGCCTGCGCAGCGACTTCCAGTGAAAACACATGGCCGCTTTGCCCGCCTGCAGGAGTTCCTTGCCCTTTGTGCTTTCAAAATTTGTGTAAAACACGAAACCGCGTTCATCGAAGCCCTTGAGCAACAGCATCCGCACATTTGGCATGCCGGTTTGGTCGACCGTTGCCAGCGCAAAGGCATTCGGATCGTTTGGTTCCGACGCCTTGGCATCCTCAAGCCATTCAGAAAAAAGATCAAATGGCTGTGTGACTTCGGTGAAGTCACCTTTTGTTAACTCTTCATGAGGATCTTTGAGGTCTGTCATGGGTACCTGTCGAAGGAAACGACAGCCTGAAGCGCGGCATGAGACTGCCATCACGTGGGGGCTGTCCAATAGATGTATCGTATGCGTTCATATACTGCCAGGCGTATCAAGATCCAGCCCTTTGCCGCCGTCCTGTTCGTGGTCGGGGCAGCTGTTGCTGGTTGCAGCCAGGTGTCGGTCCCTGTCGGCAGCAACAATGTTGACACCCCTACGATATTGACCGGCTCGATCGCCTCCACAACAGATGAGGCCTATTCTGACATCAATCAGGACGATCGCTCAATTATTGCGGAAAACCTGGACGTAATCGGACCTGACCTGACTGCAAGCGGAGATACAAACGGTCTGACACTGCCTTGGCTCAATTCAGTGAGCGGAAATTCCGGAACGCTGTCCAGCATCGTGACGTCCGACCTGAATGAGACCGGTTGCCTGTCGTTCAAAACGACTGCAAACACCATTACGGGTATAAAACTCTATTCCGGAACCGCCTGCCGCGACGTGACGCAGAAATTCGCTGTAACAACACTTTCCGTCGCAGGTGCTTGATCCTTCGAACAAAGACGCTAAAAGCAAAGAGCTTCTGACATGGACGGGGCTGGAATTTCCACCTGTTCGTTCCGATATAAGAGATAAGTCCGGTTGGACTTGACCCCTTGGTATCGCACGCTTCGGAGCAGGCACTGTGTCCGGAGCGTTTTAGCGTGGGTTGGTAGGCCGGAAAATCTTTAGAAACCTGGTGAGACGAATGCGTGATCCCTATAGCGTCCTCGGGGTGGCGAAATCCGCCAGCGAGGGCGACATAAAAAAGGCCTTCAGGAAACTGGCCAAAA belongs to Roseibium porphyridii and includes:
- a CDS encoding magnesium transporter CorA family protein codes for the protein MIIAYCPSVNGLERIELAPGTPLPTTSIWIDLVAPSQDEQKAAEKLMGAEIPTREEIASIETSERLYLEPGAVVMTAQLPIATRTIDPTLSSVTFVANAKRLVTVRYGEPKSIALLSRKIQSDRTIAHRGPAVLFAMLDIIVDRCADEMEAASARYDELAVQVFGDGLNTRKTASYQDAIRQLGQIGLHVTKMHDVCTSLARMLIYMNTHAKRFDLSEDQIAEVKMFGRDIHSIKEHGDALDNKLAFLLDATVGLVTLEQNQISKIFTVLGVIFLPPTLIASIYGMNFDKMPELRWELGFPFSIGLMLLSIVATFLVFRWKKLL
- the pdxH gene encoding pyridoxamine 5'-phosphate oxidase: MTDLKDPHEELTKGDFTEVTQPFDLFSEWLEDAKASEPNDPNAFALATVDQTGMPNVRMLLLKGFDERGFVFYTNFESTKGKELLQAGKAAMCFHWKSLRRQVRIRGPVSEVPADEADAYYQSRPRGSRIGAWASKQSRPLESRFALEKEVAKFTAKFGIGDIPRPDHWSGMRLEPVSIEFWHDRPFRLHDRVLLTREAPGQKWKRERLYP
- a CDS encoding RT0821/Lpp0805 family surface protein — protein: MRSYTARRIKIQPFAAVLFVVGAAVAGCSQVSVPVGSNNVDTPTILTGSIASTTDEAYSDINQDDRSIIAENLDVIGPDLTASGDTNGLTLPWLNSVSGNSGTLSSIVTSDLNETGCLSFKTTANTITGIKLYSGTACRDVTQKFAVTTLSVAGA